The following is a genomic window from Bacillus sp. FJAT-52991.
GAGAAAGGTCTCCTATTTTTTCGAGAATACCATTTTCATCAAAATGGAGGAATTCAACTGCTACTGCTTTCGTTTCAGCGATAGATGGACATTTAAGCTTTTGTCCGCTTGCTAATTGCACAGTGAGCGAGACGAGGTCGATTCCTGAATGAAGCTCGATAAGTTCAGGTATTTTATGGGCGGCGAGTCTAGCTCCTATTTCAATAATGAATGGAGTACCATTAGAATCCATCATGATATCGAAATGACAAGGACCATTCTTGATTCCTAAGCTATTGAGTGCCTTTTCACATTCGCTCTGCACTCTTTTCACCTGCTCCTCAGGTAGAACAGATGGGAACGAGTGACCGATTTGAACCATTTGTGTCACTTTGTCATTGTGAAGGAAGCAATAGACCATTTCTCCATCAATACTAAATGACAAAGCCCCAAATTCAAGCCCTTCAAAAAATTCCTCTACAATCACATGACCACTCGGGCTATAATTCATCGCATATTGGACGGCTTGATCTAATTCGTTGATCGTTGTAATCTTACTTATCCCTCGACTTCCTGAACTGTCCGTTGGTTTCACAATATAGTTTTTTGTTTTCATAGCCGTTTGTAATCGGGACTTGACCCATACCAAATCTATCGAATTACCAATTTTGTAAAATTGAGGAGTAAACATTTGATAAGCAGCAAACTTTTTTCGCATTTCATATTTATCTGCTACAGCATTCATAAGCCCTTCTCCTTGAGTTGGCAGATTCAATCTTTCATTCACATAGCAGCTAGTTGGGACAGCCAAGTCATTAGACATTGTCATTGAACCGACTACATTGTATTCATTCGCCACTCGTTCTGCTCCGCTAAAATCCGTTGTATCAACACACTCAAAATAATCTGCTACTGCTGC
Proteins encoded in this region:
- a CDS encoding ATP-grasp domain-containing protein, which gives rise to MKKNFLVLGGSVGQLPAIEKAQALGMKVVVIDRDPTCIGAAVADYFECVDTTDFSGAERVANEYNVVGSMTMSNDLAVPTSCYVNERLNLPTQGEGLMNAVADKYEMRKKFAAYQMFTPQFYKIGNSIDLVWVKSRLQTAMKTKNYIVKPTDSSGSRGISKITTINELDQAVQYAMNYSPSGHVIVEEFFEGLEFGALSFSIDGEMVYCFLHNDKVTQMVQIGHSFPSVLPEEQVKRVQSECEKALNSLGIKNGPCHFDIMMDSNGTPFIIEIGARLAAHKIPELIELHSGIDLVSLTVQLASGQKLKCPSIAETKAVAVEFLHFDENGILEKIGDLSLLNKKYQPADFALNLSENQEISKLKSSIDHCGHVIFTGNNVTEAEGKCKQFINELKNNVVYSNVKV